Sequence from the Catenuloplanes indicus genome:
CCGATCTTGCGGCCCGGGCGGACCTGCTTGCCGTACAGGTGGACCTTGATCCCCGGGTCCTCGGCGAACAGGTGGTGCAGCCGCTCGTCGATGCTCATGCCACCGGGCTCGCCACCGAGCAGGTTCGCCATCACCACGGCCGGTGCGGCGAGCGCGGTCTCGCCCAGCGGGTAGTCCAGCACCGCGCGCAGGTGCTGCTCGAACTGCGACGTGCGCGCGCCCTCGATCGTCCAGTGACCGGAGTTGTGCGGGCGCATCGCCAGCTCGTTGACCAGCAGCCCGGCCTCGGTCTGGAACAGCTCGACCGCGAGCAGGCCAACCACGCCCAGCTGCTTCGCGACGCCGATCGCCAGCTCCTGCGCGGCCACGGCCAGGTCCTCGGCGAGGTCCGGCGCCGGGGCCAGCACCTCCACGCAGATGCCGTCCCGCTGCACGGTCTCGACCACCGGGTACGCCGCGACCTGCCCGAACGGCGAGCGCGCAACCAGCGCGGCCAGCTCGCGGACCAGCCGCACCCGCTCCTCGACGATCAGCGGCGTGCCGGTCGCGACCAGCGCCGCGGCCTCGTCCGCGTCGGACAGCGGGAAGACGCCGCGGCCGTCGTACCCGCCGCGGGTGGCCTTGGCGATGACCGGCCAGCCGACCTCGTCGCCGAACCCAACAAGATCATCGAGACCCTCGACGGTACGCCAGCGCGGCGCCGGAAAGCCCAGCTCCGTCAGCCGGGTACGCATCAGCAGCTTGTCCTGCGCGAACTGCAGCGCGTCGGCACCCGGATGCACGGTGAACCCCTCCGCGGCCAGCGCGCGGATGTGCGCGGACGGCACGTGCTCATGGTCGAACGTGACCACGTCGCACAACTTCGCGAACTCGCGCAGCGCCTCCAGGTCGGTGTGTTCACCGATCTGGACGTCCGCGGCGACCAGCGCGGCGCCGTCGTCAGGGGACTGTGCCAGCACGCGCAGTGACTGGCCGAGGGCGATCGCGGCCTGGTGGGTCATCCGGGCCAGCTGGCCACCGCCCACCATGCCGACAACGGGCAGACCGGTTCGGGTATCCATCTCGCCGATCAGCGTAGCCTGGCCGCCAGCTCCTCCGCCGAGGTGACCGGGCGGTCGCAGACGAAGCCGCGACAGACATAGGCGGCCGGCTTTCCGTCGATCATCGGCCGGTCCGCGAGCAGCGGCACGCCCGGCTGGTCCGGACGACCCGCGACCACCACCGCACCGGGCGGCGCCAGCCTGACCGCGGCCGCGACCAGCGGGTCGGTCTCCGGCGACTCGGTGACGACCGCGATCTCGTACGGCCCGGAGAGCAACGCCTCCGCCGCGGCCAGCGAGTAGCCGGTGAACCGCGGGTGCTTGTCCGCGATCGGCGCGATCGTGCGCAGCGCGGCCTCGGCTGCGTCCCGGTAGCGCGGCTCGCCGGTCAGCGCGGAGTACGCGATCAGCGCGTTCGCCATCGCGGACAGCCCGGACGGGGTGGCGTTGTCGGTCGGGTCCGCCGGCCGGGTGACCAGCTTCTCCGCGTCGTCCGCGGTGTCGAAGAAGCCGCCGGCGCCGTTGCCGAACCGGGCCAGCGCGGTGTCCAGCAGCCGCCCGGCCCGCTCCAGCCACTCGCCCTTGCCGGTCAGCTCGTGCATCGCGCAGAACGCCTCGGCCACGCAGCCGTAGTCCTCCAGCACACCGGCCGGGGTACCGGCCACGCCGTCCCGCGAGACGCGCCGCAGCCGGTCGCCGGCCAGGTGCCGGTCGGCGAGCACCTGCGCGGTCATCAGCGCGCCGCCGTACGCCACCGCGCGCTCGCCCTGGGTCTCCGGGTGCCCCTCGGCGGGCTGCTCGGTGCCGTCCAGCGCCATCGCGTAGCGCGCCAGCGCGGTCACCGCGAGCCCGTTCCAGGCCGCCACGATCTTGTCGTCGCGGGCCGGCTGCGGACGGCCGGCGCGCGCCGCGAGCAGACGTTTGCGCACGTCCCGCCAGCGCTCGGTGATCTCCGGGGCCGCGTCGTCGATGTCCCGGCCCAGCACCAGCGTGCTGGTGCCGTGCTCGAACGTACCGCCCGGCGTCACCTGGAACAGGTCCGCGGCCCAGGCGCCGTCCTCGTCGCCGAGCACCTCGCGCAGCTGGTCCGGCGTCCAGGCGTAGGTCAGCCCCTCCACGCCGTCGGTGTCCGCGTCCAGCGCGGACGCGTACCCGCCGTCGTCGGTCAGCAGGTCGCGGGCCAGGAACGAGACGATCTCGTCCGCGATCCGGCGGGCCAGCGGGTCGCCGGTCAGCCGCCACAGATCCGCGTAGACCCGGAGCAGCAGCGCGTTGTCGTACAGCATCTTCTCGAAGTGCGGCACGGTCCAGTGCGCGTCCACCGAGTACCGCGCGAACCCGCCGGCCAGCTGGTCGTAGATCCCGCCGCGGGCCATCGCCTCCGCGGTATGCCGGACGATCTCCAGCGAGCGCGCGTCGCCGGTGCGCTGCCAATGGCGCAGCAGGAACAGCAGGTTCATGTGCGGCGGGAACTTCGGCGCGCCACCGAACCCACCGGCGCGCTCGTCGTGCTCGGTCGCCAGCTGCGCCGCGGCCGCGTCGAGCAGGTCCGCGGAGATCGGCGCGGTCGGCCCACCGGCCAGCTGTGCGCCGCCGATCGCGGTGACCACGGCCGCCCCCTGCTTGACCACGTCGTCGCGCTGCGTCCGCCAGGCCCGGTCCACCGATTGCAGCAGTCCGGCGAACGTGGCCTTCGGGTAGTACGTACCGCAGAAGAACGGCTCCCCGGACGGCGTGGCAAAAACCGTCATCGGCCATCCGCCCTGCCCGGTCATCGCCTGCGTGGCGGTCATGTAGACCGCGTCGACGTCCGGCCGCTCCTCCCGGTCGACCTTGATCGCCACGAACCCCTCGTTGACCAGGTGCGCGATCGCCTCGTCCTCGAACGATTCGTGCGCCATCACGTGGCACCAGTGGCAGGCCGCGTAGCCGACGGAGATCAGCACCGGCACGTCCCGGCGCCGCGCCTCGGCGAACGCCTCCTCGCCCCACGGCCACCAGTCGACCGGATTGTCCTTGTGCTGCAGCAGATAGGGGGAAGTGGCGTCCTCGAGCCGATTCATACCCTCACCCTTCCACACCGCCGGAGCATCAAACCCCACATCATCAGCGGGTACGCCGTGTGACGCGCTTCACCCGGGCGCGGATCTCTCGGACCGGCCCGGCCGCTGCCGATAACT
This genomic interval carries:
- a CDS encoding 5-(carboxyamino)imidazole ribonucleotide synthase, with protein sequence MDTRTGLPVVGMVGGGQLARMTHQAAIALGQSLRVLAQSPDDGAALVAADVQIGEHTDLEALREFAKLCDVVTFDHEHVPSAHIRALAAEGFTVHPGADALQFAQDKLLMRTRLTELGFPAPRWRTVEGLDDLVGFGDEVGWPVIAKATRGGYDGRGVFPLSDADEAAALVATGTPLIVEERVRLVRELAALVARSPFGQVAAYPVVETVQRDGICVEVLAPAPDLAEDLAVAAQELAIGVAKQLGVVGLLAVELFQTEAGLLVNELAMRPHNSGHWTIEGARTSQFEQHLRAVLDYPLGETALAAPAVVMANLLGGEPGGMSIDERLHHLFAEDPGIKVHLYGKQVRPGRKIGHVTALGTDMTSVRARAVRAAKWLHEGQW
- a CDS encoding thioredoxin domain-containing protein — translated: MNRLEDATSPYLLQHKDNPVDWWPWGEEAFAEARRRDVPVLISVGYAACHWCHVMAHESFEDEAIAHLVNEGFVAIKVDREERPDVDAVYMTATQAMTGQGGWPMTVFATPSGEPFFCGTYYPKATFAGLLQSVDRAWRTQRDDVVKQGAAVVTAIGGAQLAGGPTAPISADLLDAAAAQLATEHDERAGGFGGAPKFPPHMNLLFLLRHWQRTGDARSLEIVRHTAEAMARGGIYDQLAGGFARYSVDAHWTVPHFEKMLYDNALLLRVYADLWRLTGDPLARRIADEIVSFLARDLLTDDGGYASALDADTDGVEGLTYAWTPDQLREVLGDEDGAWAADLFQVTPGGTFEHGTSTLVLGRDIDDAAPEITERWRDVRKRLLAARAGRPQPARDDKIVAAWNGLAVTALARYAMALDGTEQPAEGHPETQGERAVAYGGALMTAQVLADRHLAGDRLRRVSRDGVAGTPAGVLEDYGCVAEAFCAMHELTGKGEWLERAGRLLDTALARFGNGAGGFFDTADDAEKLVTRPADPTDNATPSGLSAMANALIAYSALTGEPRYRDAAEAALRTIAPIADKHPRFTGYSLAAAEALLSGPYEIAVVTESPETDPLVAAAVRLAPPGAVVVAGRPDQPGVPLLADRPMIDGKPAAYVCRGFVCDRPVTSAEELAARLR